A genomic window from Variovorax paradoxus includes:
- a CDS encoding RHS repeat-associated core domain-containing protein, which translates to MAGPEAAPPPQATEREPQTAVAPLNTIVTEDIAAASKAVDDWLRSFSGGYVTLERLTMVLGSIPIVGNIMALVDVFLDIINIVEKKAKDGIDAFLNWVSLGINLIGLIPLPPSMAAARMSLRPTLHLVRQELKAAASNLGEAIVTTLVGHLNATIVGELEVFIDGAIAKLADMLQGCAKLSDSIVDNLVDILQRVLGQKDMFTVSTPVVAETSVHDPKTQSTWNRLWGSAVKYTKQSANYAAKVAANRLPESVAGQVNGVIGSLLDFKKTFRNQLVRLADKEAQASIMWLLHKLLAAIQRKKGQRGAIVSPNAGAVAQKDKPGDQLGHIGKQADGQKDAGCKNCPAPVALGKSISLVTGCESFTHTDFVLAAPLPIEWARTYRSQLEAYDRGTLGARWLTPYSTRVDLMTPARGERKGQPSLVYHAADGRSHAYPLLAVGQVYRDPIEEVTVSRLSESLLTLDFGKPLPLGEQGNWREIYELVEGRSHYRLVTLQARDGASIGLRYDHVISDTGEQVLSDIISRQGEAIMAHVGTQPDARTGLIKSLWELKDGQVVRQLAAYTHDAERDLVSAHDENGASWSYGYSHHLVTRYTDRTGRGMNLEYNGTGADAKAVREWSDDGSFALKFEWDKNIRLTYVTDALGGETWFYYDILGYTYRIIHPDKLQEWFFRDDAKNVTRHVHTDGSTDDYAYDVAGNLQMHTRADGSRVHFEYDRLNRLTGLRDAEGSIWKRDYDAQGHLTEEIDPLGHKTEYAYDKAGRPACITDAKGGSKQLTYTPAGQLASYTDCSGKTSRWEYDSRGRLTKTIDAAGQATRYRYTPEGEAAARNDGNHPGQLEEISLPDQTREQFAHDAEGRLLAHADALGRRTRYSYNRAGLVAGRTDAAGQTLQYHWDLLGRLTELRNENGSRYNFSYDPAGRLLEETGFDRQRRQYLYEESTGALVQVVEAQAHTTGFRFDPMGRLVERDAGEGQVETFAFDLNGMLIEAANPDARLQWFYDPAGNLTREHQHHLASSQTAVWQHRYDELNQRIATIRPDGHVTQWLTYGSGHVHGLLVDGQDILGFERDDLHREIGRTQGNGLSQRLRYDPAGRLLEQQISHAKPDTAGTLSLRRSYGYDKAGQLTAIGDSRRGNLNYRYDPVGRLLEANSRLGRETFAFDPAGNIADAARGDAPQGLRAVSKLLDNLLKEYAGTTYRYDKRGNLIERVKNGKKTVFEWNGFNRMTAATSEEGSTIFSYDPVGRRIAKRSREAMTLFGWDGDTLAFESTQSMAGESERQGRGWSVHYIHEPDSFVPLVQIRQARAVALSSTTDLKTLMDANGGEYDIEQDPLWNGEQLPRPGAFAKEEIAFYQCDHLGTPQELTDHEGQVAWSAQYKAWGEAREAISEAGRRAGFANPIRFQGQYLDDETGLHYNRHRYYDPQAGRFISSDPLGLGGGLNTHAYAPNPVAWVDPLGLQAAPAKCKTAKGGRFATADGAAKAAMMRYNDKSIRDNVEYGGLVYKTPDGKYDFTKATRGEKDTVNPWGPTAKSIPKCAQEVGYWHTHGDHSDQYGNRTTRAKDYYGSNNFSPEDKDAAKAGMQHDHPDYRGYVGTPSDGYKGYNPKANQTYRL; encoded by the coding sequence ATGGCAGGACCGGAAGCAGCGCCGCCGCCGCAGGCGACGGAGCGCGAACCCCAGACGGCGGTTGCGCCACTGAACACCATCGTCACGGAAGACATCGCCGCCGCGAGCAAGGCGGTGGACGATTGGTTGCGTTCGTTCAGTGGCGGCTACGTTACGCTGGAGCGGTTGACGATGGTGCTGGGGAGCATCCCTATCGTCGGCAACATCATGGCGCTGGTGGATGTGTTCCTGGACATCATCAACATCGTCGAGAAGAAGGCCAAGGACGGCATCGACGCTTTCCTGAACTGGGTCAGCCTGGGCATCAACCTGATCGGGTTGATCCCGTTGCCGCCGAGCATGGCGGCCGCGCGCATGAGCCTGCGGCCCACGCTGCATCTGGTGAGGCAGGAGCTGAAGGCGGCCGCCTCGAACCTGGGCGAAGCCATCGTCACGACGCTGGTAGGACACCTGAACGCGACCATCGTCGGCGAGCTGGAGGTCTTCATCGACGGTGCCATCGCCAAGCTCGCAGACATGCTGCAAGGCTGTGCCAAGCTGAGCGACAGCATCGTGGACAACCTGGTCGACATCCTGCAGCGGGTGCTGGGCCAGAAGGACATGTTCACGGTCAGTACGCCCGTCGTGGCGGAAACCAGCGTGCACGACCCGAAGACCCAGAGCACGTGGAACCGGTTGTGGGGCAGTGCCGTCAAGTACACGAAGCAGTCGGCCAACTACGCCGCCAAGGTGGCTGCCAACCGCTTGCCCGAGAGCGTGGCGGGGCAGGTCAATGGCGTGATCGGGAGCCTGCTGGACTTCAAGAAGACCTTTCGCAACCAGCTCGTGCGTCTGGCCGACAAGGAGGCGCAGGCCAGCATCATGTGGCTGCTGCACAAGCTGCTGGCCGCCATCCAGCGCAAGAAGGGGCAGCGTGGCGCGATCGTCTCGCCGAACGCCGGCGCGGTGGCCCAGAAGGACAAGCCGGGCGACCAGCTCGGGCACATCGGCAAGCAGGCGGATGGCCAGAAGGACGCAGGTTGCAAGAATTGCCCGGCGCCTGTTGCGCTCGGCAAGTCGATCAGCCTGGTCACTGGCTGCGAGAGCTTTACCCACACGGACTTCGTGCTCGCGGCGCCGTTGCCGATCGAATGGGCGCGCACCTACCGCAGCCAGCTCGAAGCCTACGACCGCGGCACCCTGGGCGCGCGCTGGCTCACGCCCTACAGCACGCGCGTGGACCTGATGACGCCAGCCAGGGGCGAGCGCAAGGGCCAACCGAGTCTTGTCTATCACGCAGCCGACGGCCGCAGCCACGCCTACCCCTTGCTGGCCGTGGGCCAGGTCTATCGCGATCCCATCGAAGAGGTGACCGTCTCGCGTTTGAGCGAGTCGTTGCTGACGCTGGACTTCGGCAAGCCACTGCCTTTGGGTGAGCAGGGCAACTGGCGTGAGATCTACGAGCTTGTCGAAGGCCGGTCGCACTATCGGCTTGTGACGCTGCAAGCCAGGGACGGCGCCTCCATCGGCCTGCGCTATGACCATGTGATCTCGGACACGGGCGAGCAGGTGCTGAGCGACATCATCAGCAGGCAAGGCGAAGCCATCATGGCGCACGTGGGCACGCAGCCCGATGCGCGCACGGGCCTGATCAAGTCGCTGTGGGAGTTGAAGGACGGCCAGGTCGTGCGCCAGCTTGCCGCCTACACGCACGATGCAGAACGCGATCTCGTGTCCGCGCATGACGAGAACGGCGCCAGCTGGAGCTATGGCTACAGCCATCACCTCGTGACCCGCTACACCGATCGCACCGGCCGCGGCATGAACCTCGAGTACAACGGCACCGGCGCCGATGCCAAGGCGGTGCGCGAGTGGTCCGACGATGGCAGCTTTGCGCTGAAGTTCGAGTGGGACAAAAACATCCGCCTGACCTACGTGACCGATGCCCTGGGCGGCGAGACATGGTTCTACTACGACATCCTGGGCTACACCTACCGCATCATCCATCCCGACAAGCTGCAGGAATGGTTCTTCCGCGATGACGCCAAGAACGTCACCCGTCATGTGCATACAGACGGCAGCACAGACGACTACGCCTACGACGTCGCCGGCAACCTGCAAATGCACACGCGGGCCGATGGCAGCCGTGTTCATTTCGAATACGACCGGCTGAATCGCCTGACGGGCCTGCGCGACGCTGAAGGCAGCATCTGGAAGCGCGACTACGACGCGCAGGGCCATCTCACCGAAGAGATCGACCCGTTGGGTCACAAGACCGAGTACGCCTACGACAAGGCTGGCCGACCGGCGTGCATCACCGATGCCAAGGGCGGTTCGAAGCAACTGACGTACACCCCGGCCGGCCAGCTCGCCAGCTACACCGACTGCTCGGGAAAGACCAGCCGGTGGGAGTACGACAGTCGCGGGCGGCTGACCAAAACCATCGATGCGGCAGGGCAGGCCACCCGATATCGCTACACCCCCGAAGGCGAGGCCGCTGCAAGGAACGATGGCAATCATCCAGGGCAACTCGAAGAAATCTCGCTGCCCGACCAGACCCGCGAGCAATTCGCGCATGACGCCGAAGGTCGCTTGCTCGCCCACGCCGATGCGCTGGGCCGCCGTACCCGCTACAGCTACAACCGCGCCGGGCTCGTGGCCGGCCGCACCGACGCCGCGGGCCAGACGCTGCAATACCACTGGGATCTGCTGGGGCGCCTGACCGAACTGCGCAACGAAAACGGCAGCCGCTACAACTTCAGCTACGACCCGGCGGGGAGACTGCTGGAGGAAACCGGCTTCGACAGGCAACGCAGGCAGTACCTCTACGAGGAATCCACCGGCGCGCTGGTGCAAGTCGTCGAGGCGCAGGCGCACACGACAGGGTTTCGTTTCGATCCGATGGGGCGCCTCGTCGAGCGCGATGCGGGCGAGGGGCAGGTCGAGACCTTTGCCTTCGATCTCAACGGCATGTTGATCGAAGCGGCCAATCCCGACGCAAGGTTGCAGTGGTTCTACGACCCCGCTGGGAACCTGACGCGCGAGCACCAGCACCATCTGGCCAGTTCGCAGACGGCAGTCTGGCAGCACCGCTACGACGAACTCAACCAGCGCATTGCGACCATTCGCCCCGACGGCCATGTCACGCAATGGCTGACCTACGGTTCGGGCCATGTGCATGGTCTGCTTGTCGATGGACAGGACATCCTGGGCTTCGAACGCGATGATCTTCATCGGGAGATCGGCCGAACGCAGGGCAATGGCCTGAGCCAGCGCCTGCGGTACGACCCTGCCGGCAGGCTGCTGGAGCAGCAGATATCGCATGCGAAGCCGGACACCGCCGGCACACTGAGCCTTCGCCGGAGCTATGGCTACGACAAGGCCGGTCAGCTGACCGCCATTGGAGACAGCCGGCGCGGCAACCTGAACTACAGGTATGACCCCGTGGGCCGCCTGCTCGAAGCCAACAGCCGCCTGGGCCGCGAGACCTTTGCATTCGACCCAGCCGGCAACATCGCCGACGCCGCACGCGGCGATGCGCCGCAAGGCCTGCGCGCAGTTAGCAAGCTGTTGGACAACCTGCTGAAGGAATACGCGGGCACCACCTACCGCTACGACAAGCGCGGCAACCTGATCGAGCGCGTCAAGAACGGGAAGAAAACGGTCTTCGAGTGGAACGGCTTCAACCGCATGACCGCGGCCACAAGCGAAGAGGGCTCCACCATCTTCAGCTATGACCCTGTGGGGCGACGCATCGCCAAGCGCTCACGCGAAGCCATGACGCTGTTCGGCTGGGACGGCGACACGCTGGCCTTCGAGAGCACGCAGAGCATGGCCGGCGAGAGCGAGCGGCAGGGACGGGGCTGGAGCGTCCACTACATCCACGAGCCGGATTCGTTCGTGCCGCTGGTGCAGATCAGGCAAGCGCGAGCCGTCGCGCTGAGCTCGACCACGGACCTGAAAACGCTGATGGATGCCAATGGCGGGGAGTACGACATCGAGCAGGACCCGCTGTGGAACGGCGAGCAACTGCCGAGGCCGGGTGCCTTCGCGAAGGAGGAGATTGCTTTCTACCAGTGCGATCACCTCGGCACGCCCCAGGAGCTGACGGATCATGAAGGCCAGGTTGCCTGGTCTGCGCAGTACAAGGCCTGGGGCGAGGCAAGAGAGGCCATCAGCGAAGCAGGAAGACGGGCCGGCTTTGCCAACCCGATCCGTTTCCAGGGGCAGTACCTGGACGATGAGACCGGGCTGCATTACAACAGGCATCGTTACTACGATCCGCAGGCTGGCAGATTCATCAGCAGCGATCCGTTGGGCTTGGGCGGCGGTCTTAACACCCATGCATACGCGCCCAATCCCGTGGCGTGGGTCGATCCGTTGGGTTTGCAAGCGGCGCCTGCCAAATGCAAGACCGCCAAGGGAGGTCGCTTCGCCACAGCGGACGGCGCGGCCAAGGCGGCGATGATGCGCTACAACGACAAGTCCATTCGAGACAACGTGGAGTACGGCGGCCTGGTCTACAAGACGCCGGATGGCAAATACGACTTCACAAAGGCGACCAGGGGCGAGAAGGACACCGTCAACCCCTGGGGGCCGACGGCCAAGAGCATTCCGAAGTGCGCCCAGGAAGTGGGCTACTGGCACACCCATGGGGATCACTCGGATCAATACGGGAATCGCACAACCCGGGCCAAGGACTACTACGGAAGCAACAACTTCTCTCCCGAAGACAAGGACGCCGCCAAAGCAGGAATGCAACATGATCATCCGGACTATCGAGGCTACGTCGGCACGCCAAGCGACGGTTACAAGGGCTACAACCCGAAGGCGAATCAAACCTACAGGCTTTAA
- a CDS encoding pentapeptide repeat-containing protein, whose translation MSSQIIILAHDMWRKGAGGAPAGLVGQADSFAYAGLDLGLAQFAATTFTGTSFTATSFKQAGWSACQFTGCSFTQCDFGGISITGCTFINCNFTRANFDGSSISTSTFTQCQWDDISFAGGHWNDVGVLNCGGTVVHAQGLQGRSVDFTGSTFEQLEFQNANIN comes from the coding sequence ATGTCTTCTCAAATCATCATCCTCGCCCACGACATGTGGCGCAAAGGCGCGGGCGGTGCGCCCGCCGGGCTCGTGGGCCAGGCCGACAGCTTCGCTTATGCAGGGCTCGACCTGGGGCTCGCCCAGTTCGCCGCAACGACCTTCACGGGCACCAGCTTCACGGCCACCAGCTTCAAGCAGGCGGGCTGGAGTGCCTGCCAGTTCACGGGGTGCAGCTTCACGCAGTGCGACTTCGGCGGCATTTCGATCACCGGGTGCACTTTCATCAACTGCAACTTCACACGCGCCAACTTCGACGGAAGCAGCATCAGCACCAGCACCTTCACGCAGTGCCAGTGGGACGACATCAGCTTCGCGGGCGGCCACTGGAACGACGTCGGAGTGCTGAACTGCGGCGGCACCGTGGTGCATGCGCAAGGGTTGCAGGGGCGCAGCGTGGACTTCACAGGCAGCACATTCGAACAGCTCGAGTTTCAAAACGCCAACATCAATTGA
- a CDS encoding RHS repeat-associated core domain-containing protein, with amino-acid sequence MAGNEGPQQQGQKPTEREPQTAVAPLNTIVKEDIAAASKAVDDWLRSFSGGYVTLERLTMVLGSIPIIGNIMALVDVFLDIINIVEKKAKDGVEAFLTWVSLGINLIGLIPLPPSMAAARMSLRPTLHLVKQELKAAASNLGEAIVTTLVGHLNATIMGELDKFIDGAIDKLDGILRSCADLADKIIDNLVDILRRVLGQKDLFDVAKPGATETRVHDPKTQSTWSRMWGTAVRYSKQSANYVAKTAASQLPAGVAGKVNGVITQMLDFKRLLRSQLSALANKEAQASIMWLLHKLRDALLRKKGKRAAIVPPQAGAKAEKDNPGTPLGHISKQAPAQGTSGCKNCPAPARKGASISLATGNESFTHTDFVLAAPLPIEWARTYASDLDAFDRGSLGARWITPYSMRVDVATPVRGARQGQTSLVYHAADGRSHAYPLLEVGQTHFDAIEEVSISRLNESLLALDFGKPLPAGEHGEWREIYELVDSKQQHFRLVAQQAKDGMSIGLRYDHVIASTGERVLSDIISKQGEAVMAHVGTQPDAQTGLIKSLWELKDGQVIRQLAAYTHDAEGDLVAAQDEDGASWSYTYSHHLVTRYTDRTGRGMNLEYDGTSADAKAVREWSDDGSFALTLEWDKNIRLTYVTDALGGETWHYYDIQGYTYRIIHPDKLQEWFFRDDAKNITRHVHTDGSTDDYTYDEDGNLQTHTRADGSRVYFEYDSLHRLTGILDAEGGVWKRDYDAQGHLTEEIDPLGHKTEYAYDKAGRPVRITDAKGGVKALAYSPSGQLLSYTDCSAKTSRWEYDERGRLAKATDAAGNTTSYRYAAGQLEQVVQPDETSEHFEHDAEGRLLTHTDALGRATRYSYTRAGLIAGRTDAAGRSLKYYWDLLGRLTELHNENGSRYDFRYDPVGRLLEETGFDRKTTQYIHEETTGVLAGVIEAGHRTELEFDPLGRLSERRAGDQSERFAYDRNGRLLEATNSDARLQWFYDPAGNLTREHHHYLERKRTAVWQHRYDELNQRIATVRPDGHMTQWLTYGSGHVHGLMLDGQDILGFERDDLHREVAREQGNGLSQRQKYDPAGRLLEQQISRTRPGAIESSAGIQRSYSYDKAGQLVTIGDSRRGNLSYRYDPVGRLLEANSRVGRELFAFDPAGNIVDAPPTGDPLRHPTSKLLDNLLRNYAGTSYRYDERGNMTERLRNGWRTVFAWDGFNRMTAATDQSGTTTTFSYDALGRRLSKSSGEATTLFGWDGDVLAFESTQSKSAIEEGGGHGWSVHYVHEANSFVPLVQVRRASAMVLSETTDAKALMEANGGVYDIEQDPLWNGEQRNVPRAFDRKEMAFYQCDHLGTPQELTDHDGQVAWSAQYKAWGEAREAISEAGRRAGFRNPIRFQGQYWDEETGLHYNRYRYYDPQAGRFTSGDPIKLAGGFNLHEYAPNPIQWSDSLGLQRSQGCPDALEEAKREAAKLRAAGGKLPTATCAMVNRKTGKVYTGTSGTKPTNISGKLGVSMPTSSLEPWNTNNCAEIDAANKALKDGSSIVDLDVATVYTRSGEPMPCCRNCSVTFKNYKVLTGKR; translated from the coding sequence ATGGCAGGAAACGAAGGCCCGCAACAACAAGGCCAGAAACCAACTGAGAGAGAACCCCAGACGGCGGTAGCGCCGCTGAACACCATCGTCAAGGAAGACATCGCCGCTGCGAGCAAGGCGGTGGACGATTGGTTGCGTTCGTTCAGTGGCGGCTACGTGACGCTGGAGCGCCTGACGATGGTGCTTGGCAGCATTCCGATCATCGGCAACATCATGGCGTTGGTGGATGTGTTCCTGGACATCATCAACATCGTCGAGAAAAAAGCCAAGGACGGGGTCGAGGCATTCCTGACCTGGGTCAGCCTGGGCATCAACCTGATCGGGCTGATCCCGTTGCCGCCGAGCATGGCGGCAGCGCGCATGAGCCTTCGGCCCACGCTTCATCTGGTGAAGCAGGAGTTGAAGGCAGCTGCCTCGAACCTGGGCGAAGCCATCGTCACGACGCTGGTGGGGCACCTGAACGCCACCATCATGGGCGAACTCGACAAGTTCATCGATGGTGCCATCGACAAGCTCGACGGCATTCTCAGGAGCTGCGCCGACCTTGCCGACAAGATCATCGACAACCTGGTGGACATCCTGCGGCGCGTGCTGGGCCAGAAGGACCTGTTCGACGTCGCGAAGCCCGGTGCGACGGAAACGCGCGTGCACGACCCGAAGACGCAGAGCACCTGGAGCCGCATGTGGGGCACTGCCGTGCGCTACTCCAAGCAGTCGGCGAACTATGTCGCCAAGACTGCCGCCAGCCAGCTGCCCGCGGGCGTTGCCGGCAAGGTCAATGGCGTGATCACGCAGATGCTGGACTTCAAGCGCCTGCTTCGCAGCCAGCTGTCGGCGCTGGCCAACAAGGAGGCTCAGGCCAGCATCATGTGGCTGCTGCACAAGTTGCGGGATGCACTGCTGCGCAAGAAGGGGAAGCGCGCGGCCATCGTGCCGCCGCAGGCGGGTGCCAAGGCGGAGAAGGACAATCCGGGCACGCCGCTCGGGCACATCAGCAAGCAGGCACCGGCGCAGGGAACTTCGGGCTGCAAGAACTGCCCCGCGCCCGCGCGCAAGGGCGCCTCGATCAGCCTCGCTACCGGCAACGAGAGCTTCACGCACACCGATTTCGTGCTCGCTGCGCCGCTGCCGATCGAGTGGGCGCGCACCTATGCCAGCGACCTCGATGCCTTCGATCGCGGTAGCCTGGGAGCCCGGTGGATCACGCCTTACAGCATGCGGGTGGACGTTGCCACGCCAGTGCGTGGCGCACGCCAGGGGCAGACGAGCTTGGTGTATCACGCAGCCGACGGGCGTAGCCATGCCTACCCGCTGCTGGAGGTGGGGCAGACGCATTTCGATGCCATCGAAGAGGTCAGCATCTCGCGGCTGAACGAGAGCCTGTTGGCACTTGACTTCGGCAAGCCACTGCCTGCGGGCGAGCATGGTGAATGGCGGGAGATCTACGAGCTCGTCGATAGCAAGCAGCAGCACTTCCGGCTCGTCGCGCAGCAGGCGAAAGACGGCATGTCCATCGGCCTGCGCTACGACCACGTGATCGCCTCGACCGGCGAACGCGTGCTGAGCGACATCATCAGCAAGCAGGGCGAAGCTGTCATGGCGCACGTGGGCACGCAGCCGGATGCGCAGACCGGCCTGATCAAGTCGCTGTGGGAGCTGAAGGACGGCCAGGTCATTCGTCAACTGGCCGCCTACACGCACGACGCAGAAGGTGACCTCGTCGCCGCGCAGGACGAGGACGGCGCGAGCTGGAGCTACACCTATAGCCACCACCTCGTGACCCGCTACACCGACCGCACCGGCCGGGGCATGAACCTCGAATACGACGGCACCAGCGCCGACGCCAAGGCCGTGCGCGAGTGGTCGGACGATGGCAGCTTCGCGCTCACGCTGGAGTGGGACAAGAACATCCGCCTGACCTACGTGACCGACGCCCTGGGCGGCGAAACCTGGCACTACTACGACATCCAGGGCTACACCTACCGCATCATTCACCCAGACAAGCTGCAGGAATGGTTCTTCCGCGACGACGCGAAGAACATCACGCGCCACGTGCACACCGACGGCAGCACCGACGATTACACGTACGACGAAGACGGCAACCTGCAGACGCACACGCGTGCCGACGGCAGCCGTGTGTATTTCGAGTACGACAGTCTGCATCGCCTCACGGGCATCCTCGATGCCGAAGGCGGCGTGTGGAAGCGTGACTACGACGCACAGGGCCATCTCACGGAAGAGATCGATCCGCTCGGCCACAAGACCGAGTACGCCTACGACAAGGCCGGCAGGCCCGTGCGGATCACCGATGCGAAGGGCGGCGTAAAGGCGCTCGCCTATTCCCCGTCGGGGCAACTGCTCAGCTACACCGACTGCTCTGCCAAGACCAGCCGCTGGGAGTACGACGAAAGGGGTCGTCTTGCCAAAGCGACCGACGCTGCCGGCAACACCACCAGCTATCGCTACGCAGCCGGCCAGCTCGAACAAGTCGTGCAGCCCGACGAGACGAGCGAGCATTTCGAGCACGATGCCGAAGGCCGCCTGCTGACGCACACAGACGCGCTCGGACGAGCCACGCGCTACAGCTACACGCGCGCCGGACTGATCGCCGGTCGCACCGACGCCGCAGGCCGCTCGCTCAAGTACTACTGGGACCTGCTGGGCCGCCTGACCGAGTTGCACAACGAGAACGGCAGTCGCTACGACTTCCGCTATGACCCGGTGGGCCGCCTGCTCGAGGAAACCGGCTTCGACCGCAAGACCACGCAGTACATCCATGAGGAGACCACCGGTGTCCTCGCCGGGGTGATCGAAGCGGGGCACCGCACCGAACTTGAGTTCGATCCGCTCGGCCGTTTGAGCGAACGCCGAGCCGGCGATCAGTCGGAGCGCTTTGCCTACGACCGCAACGGCCGCCTGCTCGAGGCGACCAACAGCGACGCACGCCTGCAGTGGTTCTACGACCCGGCCGGCAACCTGACGCGCGAACACCACCACTACCTGGAGCGCAAGCGCACGGCAGTCTGGCAGCACCGCTACGACGAACTCAACCAGCGCATCGCCACCGTGCGGCCCGACGGCCACATGACCCAGTGGCTGACGTACGGCTCCGGCCATGTGCACGGGCTGATGCTCGACGGCCAGGACATCCTCGGCTTCGAGCGCGATGACCTGCACCGCGAGGTTGCGCGAGAACAAGGCAATGGATTGAGCCAGCGGCAGAAGTACGACCCGGCCGGGCGGCTGCTCGAGCAGCAGATCTCGCGCACCAGGCCTGGCGCCATCGAGTCGAGCGCTGGCATCCAGCGCAGCTACAGCTACGACAAGGCTGGCCAACTAGTCACCATCGGCGACAGCCGGCGCGGCAACCTGAGCTACCGCTACGACCCGGTGGGCCGCCTGCTCGAGGCCAACAGCCGCGTCGGACGCGAGCTCTTCGCCTTCGATCCTGCGGGCAACATCGTCGACGCTCCGCCGACCGGCGACCCGCTCAGGCATCCCACCAGCAAGCTGCTGGACAACCTGCTGAGGAACTACGCCGGCACCAGCTACCGCTATGACGAGCGCGGCAACATGACCGAGCGGTTGCGCAACGGCTGGCGAACCGTCTTCGCTTGGGATGGCTTCAACCGGATGACGGCAGCGACGGATCAAAGCGGCACCACCACCACCTTCAGCTACGACGCATTGGGGCGCCGGTTGTCGAAGAGCTCGGGCGAGGCCACGACGCTGTTCGGCTGGGATGGCGACGTGCTCGCGTTCGAGAGCACGCAGAGCAAGTCAGCGATCGAAGAGGGCGGTGGGCACGGCTGGAGCGTGCACTACGTCCACGAGGCGAACTCGTTCGTGCCGCTGGTGCAGGTGCGCCGGGCAAGTGCGATGGTGCTGAGCGAGACGACGGATGCGAAGGCACTGATGGAGGCCAACGGCGGCGTCTACGACATCGAGCAGGATCCTTTGTGGAACGGCGAGCAGAGAAATGTGCCGCGTGCGTTCGACAGGAAGGAGATGGCGTTCTATCAGTGCGACCACCTGGGTACGCCCCAGGAACTGACTGACCATGACGGACAGGTCGCGTGGTCGGCGCAGTACAAGGCTTGGGGGGAGGCGCGGGAGGCGATCAGCGAGGCGGGGAGACGGGCGGGGTTCAGGAATCCGATCCGGTTCCAGGGGCAGTACTGGGATGAAGAGACGGGGCTGCACTACAACAGATACCGCTACTACGATCCACAGGCTGGGCGGTTTACATCAGGCGATCCGATCAAGCTTGCAGGGGGCTTTAATCTTCACGAATACGCACCCAATCCTATCCAATGGTCCGATTCGCTGGGGCTCCAAAGATCTCAGGGATGTCCTGATGCTCTTGAAGAGGCGAAGCGAGAGGCTGCAAAACTGAGAGCTGCAGGTGGCAAACTGCCCACAGCAACTTGTGCAATGGTGAATCGCAAAACAGGAAAGGTTTACACCGGCACCAGTGGAACAAAGCCCACCAACATCAGCGGTAAATTGGGGGTGAGCATGCCAACTTCGTCTTTGGAGCCTTGGAATACTAATAATTGTGCGGAAATTGATGCCGCAAATAAAGCGTTGAAAGATGGCTCGTCTATTGTTGATCTCGATGTGGCTACCGTCTACACCCGATCTGGAGAGCCTATGCCGTGCTGTCGAAACTGCTCTGTAACTTTCAAAAATTATAAAGTCCTAACGGGCAAGAGGTGA
- a CDS encoding SUKH-3 domain-containing protein has translation MDYQFNEKLVSALEGAGWISRRKVKVSSYVLDWKNEGYKIFPGALRFAENFGGTVLKHPGYNGEGFDESCFDPSAASRRLDRSWVVEDYQILAKEELIPVGQGYSGHLTYLLGDGGGFYGGFDDYFCKIGNTVEDALANIIFAKGFEKISS, from the coding sequence ATGGATTATCAGTTCAATGAAAAGCTGGTTTCTGCTTTGGAAGGTGCTGGATGGATTTCGAGGCGAAAGGTAAAAGTTTCTTCTTATGTTTTGGATTGGAAGAATGAAGGTTACAAGATTTTCCCCGGGGCTTTAAGGTTTGCCGAGAATTTTGGCGGGACTGTATTAAAGCATCCAGGGTATAACGGTGAAGGTTTTGACGAGAGTTGTTTTGACCCATCCGCAGCGTCTCGCCGCTTGGATCGAAGTTGGGTTGTGGAGGATTATCAAATTCTTGCAAAGGAGGAGTTGATTCCTGTTGGTCAGGGTTATTCTGGCCATTTGACTTATTTGTTGGGTGATGGTGGTGGTTTTTATGGGGGGTTTGATGATTATTTTTGCAAAATTGGAAATACTGTAGAAGATGCGCTGGCGAATATTATTTTTGCCAAAGGTTTTGAGAAAATTTCTTCATGA